In Dyadobacter sp. NIV53, a single window of DNA contains:
- a CDS encoding M20 family metallo-hydrolase: MDTSSAIENIQVRSQEAIRLLKKLIETQSFSKEEDRTASLIEEFFTQKNIPFHRKKNNIWAYNLHFDAGKPTLLLNSHHDTVKPNKSWTLNPFEALVRDGKLFGLGSNDAGGCLVSLMAAFSHFYDRNDLTYNIVIAATAEEEISGKEGLEIVIPELPYIAFAIVGEPTDMQLAVAEKGLLVLDCTAKGKSGHAAREEGDNAIYKALKDIDWISNYQFLKVSPTLGPVKMSVTIINAGTQHNVVPDICTFTIDVRATDQYTLEEIIEVIQANIQSEVNARSIRLRPSSIPMDHPIVKAGLSMGREAYGSPTTSDQALLDCPSLKMGPGHSGRSHSADEFIYLHEIEEGITQYIQMLEEVMNK, from the coding sequence ATGGATACATCCAGTGCCATTGAAAATATACAAGTACGTTCTCAGGAAGCTATAAGGCTTTTAAAAAAGCTGATTGAAACGCAGTCTTTTAGTAAGGAAGAAGATCGCACGGCATCGCTAATTGAAGAATTTTTCACCCAAAAAAACATTCCTTTTCATCGTAAGAAAAATAACATCTGGGCATATAACTTACATTTTGATGCCGGTAAACCTACACTTCTGCTTAATTCTCATCATGATACGGTAAAACCAAATAAATCCTGGACGCTCAATCCGTTTGAAGCACTTGTGAGAGATGGGAAACTGTTTGGTTTAGGAAGCAATGATGCAGGCGGGTGTCTGGTTTCATTAATGGCAGCTTTTAGTCATTTTTATGACAGGAATGACCTCACTTATAATATCGTAATAGCAGCAACTGCCGAGGAAGAAATATCAGGAAAGGAAGGACTGGAAATTGTCATTCCGGAATTGCCATATATTGCATTTGCCATTGTAGGAGAACCGACAGACATGCAATTGGCAGTTGCCGAGAAAGGATTGCTCGTATTGGATTGTACTGCAAAAGGGAAATCAGGCCATGCAGCGAGAGAAGAAGGTGATAATGCGATTTATAAAGCATTGAAAGATATTGACTGGATCAGCAATTACCAGTTTCTCAAAGTTTCTCCGACATTAGGGCCGGTGAAAATGTCAGTGACTATTATTAATGCTGGAACTCAGCATAATGTGGTGCCGGATATCTGTACATTCACGATTGACGTAAGGGCTACGGATCAGTATACTTTGGAAGAGATCATTGAAGTCATTCAGGCTAATATTCAGTCGGAAGTAAATGCCCGTTCTATACGCTTGCGGCCATCCAGTATTCCAATGGATCATCCGATTGTAAAAGCAGGCTTAAGTATGGGAAGAGAAGCTTACGGCTCTCCAACTACTTCCGATCAGGCATTATTGGATTGCCCTTCTTTAAAAATGGGGCCGGGCCATTCAGGACGTTCTCATAGTGCTGACGAGTTTATTTATCTGCATGAAATTGAAGAAGGAATCACCCAATATATCCAAATGCTTGAAGAAGTGATGAATAAATAG